AGTATATTAAAAAAAGTTAAGCGACAAACATTTTGTATATAAGCGTTAAATATTAGAAAACGATAAGCTTTACAATGAAAACCTTTTAATAAAAATAATAGAAGAGGTATTTATTTAGTTACTTAGTGAATTATAATAAATATCTCTTCTATCTTAATGTATCATAAGTTTTATGTTGCGTAAAATTAAATGTTTTCAACAGAAGCTATGCTTTGGGATGAAATTCCAAGCATTTCACCAGTAAAACCAAGTCCCTCTTCAGTAGTAGCTTTAATATTTATCTTATTAATATCTATAGCAAGAGCTGCTGATATGTTTTCTCTCATATTTTCTATATGTGGTAACATTTTAGGCTTTTGAGCTATTATTGTAGCATCTATATTATTTATTAAATATCCAGCTTTAAAAACTAGTTTGCCAGTCTCTTGAAGTAATGCAATACTAGATATCCCCTTAAAGGTATTATCCGTATCTGGAAAGTGCCTGCCAATGTCCCCCAGTGCACATGCTCCTAGTAGGGAATCCATTATAGCATGAAGAAGTACGTCTGCATCAGAATGACCTAGTAATCCTTTATCATATGGAATTTCAACTCCACCTAAAATTAACTTTCTGTTTTCAACTAATCTATGTACATCATATCCTAATCCAACTCTCATATAGTCACCTCGTTTAAATGTTTTAATATAATATATATTTTAACATATATATTGTAATTCACAATGCGAACTATACATTGTGAATTACAACATATATATTATAATGGTTGGTTATATAAAAAAACAAGTCAGTATGCTAATTAGAAACACGTCTGTTTTTATTAATATATATATTTTTAGATGGCATTGTCTTAATGTTAAATTTAACAAAAAATAAAGAAATAAATTTGTTTATAATGAAATGTATAAATGTTATTCTACGTTTTTTTATAAAGTCTACATAAATAATTTTACTTTTCATAAATAATCTCCAAAATATTGATTTCAAATCAAGTGTATAAAGGTTTATGGATAAGTAGATTTATATGCTATAATAACATAGTATGAATAAGTTATATAAAGAGTTAATCTTTTAAAGAGGTGTTAATTATATGGAAAATTTGAGCTTTAATAAAGATAAATATGTATTTGCTTCACTCCCATCAATGTTATTAATAGGAGATTCAGCAGAATACAATAGAAATAAACAAATAGCTTTATTTTTGAATGAATTAAACA
The DNA window shown above is from Clostridium beijerinckii and carries:
- a CDS encoding 2-C-methyl-D-erythritol 2,4-cyclodiphosphate synthase; protein product: MRVGLGYDVHRLVENRKLILGGVEIPYDKGLLGHSDADVLLHAIMDSLLGACALGDIGRHFPDTDNTFKGISSIALLQETGKLVFKAGYLINNIDATIIAQKPKMLPHIENMRENISAALAIDINKINIKATTEEGLGFTGEMLGISSQSIASVENI